A portion of the Oscillatoria sp. FACHB-1406 genome contains these proteins:
- a CDS encoding DUF433 domain-containing protein, which produces MTLQKLEPELLALTPNEKVQAIQILARSLGNSWRGIEKIPGVCGGDACISGTRIPVWVLVNARDLGISEAQLLKDYPTLSATDLANAWVYAAAYTEEIATAIWENEE; this is translated from the coding sequence ATGACGCTTCAAAAGTTAGAACCCGAATTACTTGCCTTAACGCCAAACGAGAAAGTACAGGCAATTCAAATCCTCGCTCGAAGTTTAGGAAATTCTTGGCGTGGAATCGAGAAAATCCCAGGGGTATGCGGTGGAGATGCTTGTATTAGTGGAACTCGAATCCCTGTTTGGGTTTTAGTTAATGCTCGCGATTTAGGGATTAGCGAAGCTCAACTTTTGAAAGACTATCCAACTTTGTCTGCAACCGACTTAGCCAATGCTTGGGTTTATGCGGCAGCCTATACAGAGGAAATAGCGACAGCTATTTGGGAGAATGAAGAATAA
- a CDS encoding ATP-binding protein encodes MEVEEIIKLADRLIFRQTNKHLDDLQLAILRETFQGKRYIKIAEERDLTEGHVKDAACQLWKILSKELGEDVKKSNFRATMERLRYSNISHFGKDIVQHIGDVNVCTNPSKTGDGTNQTQPTSLRTQIDLGNAPEVVRFYGRTEELAILERWIVEKRCRLTTIVGMNGIGKTSLAVRLVEQIKTHFDRAIYRSLRFAPSLETRLTDLLQFLSNSDKVSQTMEGKLSQLLEVLRRDRVFVILDDIHALFGSGQLAGCYQPDCKNYQELFKLVAEVSHNSCFVAIGWEKPREFFQWEGDRAPVYSLRLQGLGTIAREILRDKELADEEHWAIPIETYQGNPLWLKDVATPIKTLFRGSITEFCRHETLFLGAVLKGNLERQFQRLSELEKNILFWLSQHNKPVAIAQLLEANLADLSTLLSAIQSLEQRCWLTIQDRENQIQFVLPPILAQFVTQISRSLD; translated from the coding sequence ATGGAAGTGGAAGAAATCATTAAGCTTGCAGATCGCCTTATTTTTCGGCAAACGAATAAACATCTTGACGATCTTCAACTAGCGATATTGCGAGAAACATTTCAAGGGAAGAGATACATTAAGATCGCTGAAGAGCGCGATCTTACTGAAGGTCACGTCAAAGATGCTGCTTGCCAATTGTGGAAAATACTGTCAAAAGAATTAGGAGAAGATGTAAAAAAATCCAATTTCCGCGCCACAATGGAACGCTTGCGATACTCTAATATTTCGCATTTTGGGAAGGATATCGTACAACATATTGGTGATGTCAATGTTTGCACCAATCCCTCAAAAACTGGGGACGGCACTAATCAAACGCAGCCAACTTCGCTTCGCACCCAGATAGATTTAGGAAATGCACCAGAGGTTGTCCGTTTTTACGGAAGAACGGAAGAACTCGCCATTCTGGAACGCTGGATTGTTGAAAAACGCTGTCGCCTCACGACGATTGTAGGGATGAATGGAATTGGGAAAACGTCTCTTGCGGTGCGATTAGTCGAACAGATTAAGACTCACTTCGATCGCGCGATCTATCGCAGTCTGCGTTTTGCTCCTTCCCTTGAAACAAGGCTAACCGATTTGCTGCAATTCCTCTCCAATTCCGATAAAGTTTCTCAAACGATGGAGGGAAAACTGTCGCAACTTCTTGAAGTTTTGCGGCGCGATCGCGTCTTTGTTATTCTAGATGACATACACGCCTTGTTCGGCAGCGGACAACTTGCGGGATGTTACCAACCCGATTGCAAAAATTATCAGGAACTCTTCAAGCTGGTTGCGGAAGTTTCTCACAACAGTTGTTTTGTCGCGATCGGTTGGGAAAAACCCCGAGAGTTTTTCCAATGGGAAGGAGATCGCGCTCCAGTTTACTCCTTGCGCCTCCAAGGTTTGGGAACTATCGCTCGAGAAATTCTCAGGGATAAAGAATTAGCTGATGAGGAACATTGGGCAATCCCGATCGAAACTTATCAAGGTAATCCACTTTGGTTGAAAGACGTAGCAACCCCAATTAAAACCTTGTTTCGAGGCAGCATTACTGAATTTTGCCGTCATGAAACTCTATTTTTAGGAGCAGTGCTGAAAGGGAATTTAGAACGGCAATTTCAGCGTTTGTCAGAATTGGAAAAAAATATTCTATTTTGGCTGAGCCAACACAATAAACCTGTCGCGATCGCGCAACTCCTCGAAGCTAATCTTGCCGACTTGAGTACGTTGTTGAGTGCTATCCAGTCTTTAGAGCAACGTTGCTGGTTAACAATTCAAGATCGGGAGAATCAAATTCAGTTCGTTCTTCCCCCCATACTGGCACAATTTGTAACCCAGATATCCCGTAGCTTGGATTAA